Proteins from a single region of Plasmodium gaboni strain SY75 chromosome 2, whole genome shotgun sequence:
- a CDS encoding hypothetical protein (conserved Plasmodium protein, unknown function), which produces MFYVPQNISKISIRINKYKINYITTCRSYNKIFCLIHTLKNSSKRNIKNIRKVDTFIDSEIDDDHVKLLKSVLRLEKDFLYILNKKKNKECDINLNNNIINYNDSIKYNNVDYVNNDNDVISSSSNYSFNLSDKKIGSSCDDNINLNVLLERNILDVHMKKQNDDHTSSIKKYIARSVYNNEKNIIKNKDVLLYNNKIKKLIYKKCNNIMNILLNKSYFKLLLSCVDKIRNKDIFNIYLFKCLYLNIQWLHILNYNMVVSLFFNLSTLYCEEEKINKNINKYNNTYNKYHMYYLLIYNSLFIEKICNVYKNILQAIIPLLMRYNKKMESTLYFNDIIKITIMFFKIHRQNPILITQTDVEHFIIYNKVSLIIYKMNREYKNCKYYNINHETNEDKKIYIRGRKKINKYLYENNNNNNINCYNNTHMNHTNKLDHTNKLDHTN; this is translated from the coding sequence ATGTTTTATGTACCTCAAAACATTTCAAAAATATCCATcagaataaataaatataaaataaattacaTAACAACATGTAGAAGTTATAATAAGatattttgtttaatacatacattaaaaaatagttctaaaagaaatataaagaaCATAAGAAAAGTAGATACTTTTATAGATTCAGAAATAGATGATGACCATGTTAAGTTGTTGAAATCTGTTTTAAGGCTTGAAAAAgattttctttatattttaaataagaagaaaaataaagagTGTGATATAAAtcttaataataatattataaattataatgatagtataaaatataataatgttgattatgttaataatgataatgatgTTATTTCGTCATCTTCAAATTATTCTTTCAATTTAagtgataaaaaaattggTTCTTCTTGTGAcgataatataaatttaaacGTATTATTAGAAAGGAATATTTTAGATGTTCATatgaaaaaacaaaatgatgATCATACATCTAGtattaagaaatatatCGCTCGTTCAgtttataataatgaaaagaacataataaaaaataaagatgtattattatataataataagataaagaaattaatatataaaaaatgtaataatataatgaatatattattgaataaatcatattttaaattattattatcatgtgtagataaaataagaaataaagatatttttaatatttatttgtttaaatgtttatatCTTAATATTCAATGgttacatatattaaattataacaTGGTAGTATCActcttttttaatttgtcTACATTATATTgtgaagaagaaaaaataaacaaaaatataaacaaatataataatacatataataaatatcacatgtattatttattaatatataactctttatttatagagaaaatatgtaatgtttataaaaatatattacaagCTATTATTCCACTTCTTATgagatataataaaaaaatggaGAGTACTCTTTattttaatgatataataaaaataacaatcatgttttttaaaatacATAGACAAAATCCTATTCTTATTACTCAGACTGATGTAGAgcattttattatatacaacAAAGTATCTTTAATTATCTATAAAATGAATAgagaatataaaaattgcaaatattataatataaatcatGAGACGAATGaggataaaaaaatatatatacgtggtagaaaaaaaataaataaatatttatatgaaaataataataataataatattaattgttataataatacacatatgaatcatacaaataaattagatcatacaaataaattagATCATACAAAT
- a CDS encoding hypothetical protein (conserved Plasmodium protein, unknown function), giving the protein NNKKKKNNHVVVENIQKECSFVLKKKKKDIYVTNSKPIQIYNERIIKLLNEKTHKNVEEIIEGDNNKDLNINGYTDDTVFIHAVGFNILKASYIVQDLFSYYYQFLKHIQATTTVDNNNNNNNNNKNNNITEKKKKKEEKRNLSSFIDIHIECNTLIMNDNIVTNTYDMVQYFNHNDNNDNHNSFYDQCDNLIKFASTKYDPLKHKYSERCKERRVTKVTIGIKKLPNK; this is encoded by the exons AAtaataagaagaaaaaaaacaacCATGTAGTTGTAgaaaatattcaaaaagAATGCTCGTTTgttttaaagaaaaaaaagaaggaTATATATGTTACTAATAGCAAACctatacaaatatataatgaaaggattattaaattattaaatgagAAGACTCATAAAAATGTTGAAGAAATTATAGAAGgagataataataaagatttaaatataaatggaTATACAGATGACACAGTTTTTATACATGCTGTTGgttttaatatattaaaagcTTCTTATATTGTTCAAGatcttttttcttattattatcagTTTCTAAAACATATTCAAGCAACTACAACTgtagataataataataataataataataataataaaaataataatattacagaaaaaaagaagaaaaaagaagaaaaaagaaatcTTTCATCATTTATAGATATTCATATTGAATGTAATACACTCATCATGAATGACAACATTGTAACGAATACATATGATATGGTTCAATATTTTAATCATAATGACAACAATGATAATCACAATAGTTTCTATGATCAATGCGATAACTTGATAAAATTTGCATCCACTAAATACGACCCCCTCAAGCACAAATACTCAGAG agATGCAAAGAAAGAAGAGTAACAAAAGTAACCATAGGCATAAAGAAATTACcaaataaatga
- a CDS encoding putative DEAD/DEAH box helicase, translating to MIDSDNKSIKNNKESISKEYKTKDMIEGDKERKNDIIKEYIKNMNEEDFLYLSEHLKIRLDNEIFMSQELNDYINKHIDIICELHFKNFKKEKPHMKNVFIDLTLKLKYLRHLEYLKRKKKKDKEIKNINININKKDEQIKENMDEARKNELYQSNIHNKDTIIKCINNLKDKKDLSNKNILDDNKNIVELTLQDISSGYSETSCKSVNSLKCGNSSSSSSCDDNSSFLFSCSSDCDEDTSDEELLSSIHFDKREMSTLKSLEKAKNVYFAYINNKLKKYDILDNFNVNFLELVNHYLSDIKWNGNNLKKSNEYKDRIKEFLSNEENVKKIELNQSKLRSDILNSMFGFHIINETHPMKLPIKNMNNLSYQNGEVNNIYAYKSNTNKHRVYTKLGQLYESNDNIRNMNYYNNIENMNTKDNIDNINVLNEWGKFMDQIIINESTSPGMDKKKKKINTKRLYQNNEKNNDDNINMCGEHQNNVKHKKKKSTSKSKHIFKSNEVSIYFNDDIKKIEHVAKKELEEYIKEIYNKSKIHNKISSLKQYILMTHWKELTKHNNYMSLLCEEKKRNCKILANLCYNQMKSIDQKRKIILEKEERERMKLLKDNDMEAYMKLIRTAKNKRLQELLDVTDEFLNNMSKCVLYQKKESSEQNVHDIIDTKNDEIGICNKSYNKKDKDNILESVNNSRIHLQEPNVYNNKKLNESIIYEHNEKNRNICNYKNARENYYNISHVIKEKVKQPSILIGGELMKYQLEGLEWLVSLYNNNLHGILADEMGLGKTIQTISLFAYLKEYKNNINVKNLIIVPLSTLPNWLSEFNRWCPSLKVITYRGNKLERKHIAKKLLEQSFDICITTFDLIIKQKSFLMKISWNYIVVDEGHRMKNNKSRFHIFLSEFKSKYRILLTGTPLQNNLSELWSLLNFLLPKIFSSCIDFENWFVKSLNNEKDIYENITEEEQLLIINRLHSVLLPFMLRRVKKDVLKSLPKKYEYNIHIELSLYQKILYKQIQNKGFKQVNHNGSITTKIFQNIVMQLRKIVNHPYLFLYDYNIDENIIKSSGKFEVLDRMLPKLLKFKHKVLIFSQMTKLMNILCDYLEFRGYKYHRLDGNIGLQQRKKIIDQFNNNMEYKKDATKQDNAEMSTGKNMNMSGSKNMITPSSKNMNMSGSKNMNMSGSKNMITPTSQNMITPTSQNMITSSSQNMITSSSQNVKMSNLKKEEINDFQIMDEKNLNGGNEDAMIFILSTRSGSLGLNLQTADTVIIFDSDFNPHQDIQAMCRCHRIGQKNVVKVFRFITLSGVEELVFKKAQHKLSINDKVIQAGLFNKIYNDEDRQNKLKDIIQRNQKNDMTMHPTNPLLLNYYMKRNEEELEYFLDFDKHYFGEQYFSLLNSLNIENVDSGQFTYMSEDEKEEKETYLSSIIKKEKKDEEAEEDEEDQKDTNKEKEKEKERKKKKDIFKNNDDDEIKSGSNINEGAKSRILDEYYNDNTKCVNVSNDRLTFKRKHDNDDFQCDDEKINQNVECGVDNIMQNKNNKRLKMECQKDDKDNKRLKMECQKDDKDNDINDNMNDSMNDSMNDNMNNLSVDDKKKKNIYFSSKNDNTKKYSDTHDQYINDKMEVKDEEDYYGFILKEENQNDIEKILIKSNKLINKDELPAYLFYDDRNDSPDKINLKRSRKVININLMQEEKLTEKQFLKLIDSSPSKLLSSVEKDLSTYKQDIMKSDNEHNNDITTIEEVKNKEEIKGENIERTRNTSPLNMKDLQISKNLTSENVHSTKKSTYNMRSSKRRSDTSSTYMETSIRKRNDKNISVCLKKGNVLTKEKKKNNSMDENIQECQMNDENKKKVKRRKSSQ from the coding sequence atgataGACAGTGATAACAAAAGtataaagaataataaagaGAGTATTTCGAAAGAATACAAAACAAAGGATATGATAGAAGGAGACAAAGAAAGAAAGAATGacataataaaagaatacataaaaaatatgaatgaaGAAGATTTCTTATATCTAAGTgaacatttaaaaataagattagataatgaaatatttatgtcTCAAGAATTAAATGACTATattaataaacatattgatataatatgtgaattacattttaaaaattttaaaaaagaaaaaccTCATATGAAAAATGTCTTTATTGATCTTACATTGAAACTGAAATATTTAAGACATTTGGAATATctgaaaagaaaaaaaaaaaaagataaagaaattaaaaatataaatataaatataaataaaaaggacgaacaaataaaagaaaatatggACGAAGCCAGGAAAAATGAGTTATATCAAAGTAATATACATAACAAAGatacaataataaaatgtataaataatttaaaagataaaaaagatttatcaaataaaaatatattggatgataataaaaatatagttGAATTAACCTTACAAGATATATCATCAGGATACTCTGAAACATCTTGTAAATCTGTTAATTCTCTAAAATGTGGAAActcttcatcatcatctagttgtgatgataatagcagctttttattttcttgtTCTTCTGATTGTGATGAAGATACATCAGATGAAGAACTTTTATCATCTATACATTTTGATAAAAGAGAAATGTCTACATTAAAAAGTTTGGAAAAAGctaaaaatgtatattttgcatatataaataataaattgaaaaaatatgatatattagATAATTTTAATGTTAATTTCCTTGAACTAGtaaatcattatttatctgatataaaatggaatggtaataatttaaaaaaatcaaatgaatataaagatagaataaaagaatttttgtcaaatgaagaaaatgtAAAGAAAATTGAATTAAATCAAAGTAAATTAAGATctgatatattaaattcCATGTTTGGattccatattattaatgaAACACATCCAATGAAATTGccaataaaaaatatgaacaacTTATCTTATCAAAACGGAGAagtaaataatatatatgctTATAAATCCAACACAAACAAACATCGTGTATATACAAAGCTTGGGCAGTTATATGAAAGTAATGAcaatataagaaatatgaattattataataatatagaaaatatgaatacTAAAGATAACatagataatataaatgtattaaatGAATGGGGCAAATTTATGgatcaaataataatcaatGAATCAACATCTCCAGGAAtggataaaaaaaaaaaaaaaataaacacAAAGAGATTATATCAgaataatgaaaaaaataatgatgataatattaatatgtgTGGAGAACATCAGAATAATGTgaaacataaaaaaaaaaaatcaacATCCAAATCcaaacatatttttaagaGTAATGAAGTAtccatatattttaatgatgatataaaaaaaattgaacATGTTGCAAAAAAGGAATTAGAAGAATATATCAAAGAAATTTATAACAAATCAAAAATTCATAACAAGATATCTAGTTTgaaacaatatatattaatgacACATTGGAAAGAATTAACgaaacataataattacatGAGTTTATTATgtgaagaaaaaaaacGAAATTGCAAAATATTAGCAAATTTATGTTATAATCAGATGAAATCTATAGATCAGAAACGTAAAATAATTttagaaaaagaagaaagagaaagaatgaaattattaaaagataatGATATGGAAGCTTATATGAAGTTAATTAGAACAGCTAAAAATAAACGTTTACAAGAATTGTTAGATGTAACGGatgaatttttaaataatatgtcTAAATGTGttttatatcaaaaaaaagaatcATCAGAACAAAATGTGCATGATATTATAGATActaaaaatgatgaaattggaatatgtaataaaagttataataagaaagataaagataatatacTTGAAAGTGTTAATAATTCTAGAATACATTTACAAGAACcaaatgtatataataataaaaaattaaatgagagtataatatatgaacataatgaaaagaatagaaatatatgtaattataaaaatgctagagaaaattattataacatatCTCATGttattaaagaaaaagtaAAACAGCCATCAATTCTTATAGGTGGAGAATTAATGAAATATCAATTGGAAGGTTTAGAATGGTTAgtttctttatataataataatttacatGGTATTTTAGCTGATGAAATGGGTTTAGGTAAAACTATACAAACAATTAGTTTATTTGCATATTTgaaagaatataaaaataatattaatgtaaaaaatttaattatagTACCTTTATCTACACTTCCAAATTGGCTTAGTGAATTTAATAGATGGTGTCCATCATTAAAAGTTATAACATATAGAGGAAATAAATTAGAAAGAAAACATATAGctaaaaaattattagaACAATCATTTGATATATGTATTACTACATTTgatttaattataaaacaaaaatcttttttaatgaaaatatcATGGAATTATATAGTAGTTGATGAAGGACATCgaatgaaaaataataaatcaCGTTTTCATATATTCTTATCAGAATTTAAAAGTAAATATCGTATATTATTAACTGGAACTCcattacaaaataatttatcaGAATTATGGTCACTTcttaattttcttttaccaaaaatattttcttcatgTATAGACTTTGAAAATTGGTTTGTCAAatcattaaataatgaaaaagatatttatgaaaatataacaGAAGAAGAACAacttttaataataaacagATTACATAGTGTTCTCTTACCTTTTATGTTAAGAAGAGTTAAAAAAGATGTTCTAAAATCATTACccaaaaaatatgaatataatatacatattgAATTATCTCtatatcaaaaaattttatataaacaaatacAAAACAAAGGTTTCAAACAAGTTAATCATAATGGTTCTATAACAACAAaaatttttcaaaatattgTCATGCAATTAAGAAAAATTGTTAATCATCCATACCTATTCTTATATGATTATAACattgatgaaaatattataaaatcTAGTGGCAAATTTGAAGTACTTGATCGTATGCTACCCAAACTTTTGAAATTCAAACATAAAGTTCTCATATTCTCACAAATGACAAAACTTATGAACATTCTATGTGACTACCTTGAATTTAGGggatataaatatcataGACTCGATGGTAATATTGGACTCCAAcagagaaaaaaaattatcgACCAgtttaataataatatggaatataaaaaggatGCAACAAAACAGGATAATGCTGAAATGTCAACAGgtaaaaatatgaacatGTCAGGTagtaaaaatatgataacGCCAAGTAgtaaaaatatgaacatGTCAGGTAgtaaaaatatgaacatGTCAGGTagtaaaaatatgataacGCCAACTAGCCAAAACATGATAACGCCAACTAGCCAAAACATGATAACGTCAAGTAGCCAAAACATGATAACGTCAAGTAGCCAAAATGTCAAAATGTCCAATCTCAAAAAGGAAGAAATTAATGATTTCCAAATTATGGACGAAAAAAACCTGAATGGAGGAAACGAAGATGCAATGATATTTATTCTATCCACAAGATCAGGAAGTTTGGGTTTAAATTTACAAACCGCTGACAcagtaataatatttgaCAGCGATTTTAATCCTCATCAAGATATTCAAGCCATGTGTAGGTGTCACAGAATAGGTCAGAAAAATGTGGTAAAGGTATTTCGTTTTATTACACTATCGGGGGTCGAAGAGTTGGTTTTTAAAAAGGCTCAGCACAAACTGAGTATAAATGATAAGGTAATTCAGGCAGGTTtgtttaataaaatatataatgatgaGGATAGACAGAATAAATTGAAGGATATTATTCAAAGAAATCAAAAGAATGATATGACAATGCATCCTACCAATCCATtgttattaaattattatatgaagaGGAATGAAGAAGAATTAGAATATTTCCTTGATTTTGATAAACATTATTTTGGGGAGcaatatttttcattattaaattCGTTGAATATAGAAAATGTAGACAGTGGTCAATTTACTTATATGAGTGAAGATGAGAaggaagaaaaagaaacatATTTGAGTTcaattataaaaaaggagAAAAAGGACGAGGAGGCAGAAGAGGATGAGGAAGATCAAAAGGATACGAATaaagaaaaggaaaaggaaaaggaaaggaaaaagaaaaaggacatatttaaaaataatgatgatgatgagATAAAAAGTGGAAGTAATATAAACGAAGGAGCTAAAAGCAGAATATTGgatgaatattataatgataatacaAAATGTGTAAACGTATCAAATGATCGATTGACatttaaaagaaaacatgataatgatgattTTCAATGTGACgatgaaaaaataaatcaaaatgTAGAGTGTGGTGTGGATAATATAATgcaaaataaaaataataaaagattAAAAATGGAATGTCAAAAGGAtgataaagataataaaagatTAAAAATGGAATGTCAAAAGGATGATAAAGATAATGAcataaatgataatatgaatgataGTATGAATGATAGTatgaatgataatatgaataatttaagtgtggatgataaaaaaaagaaaaatatatatttttcaagTAAGAATGATAATACAAAGAAATATTCAGATACTCATGAccaatatataaatgacAAAATGGAAGTAaaagatgaagaagatTATTACggttttattttaaaagaagaaaatcaaaacgatatagaaaaaatattaattaaaagcaataaattaataaataaagatgaaTTACCAgcttatttattttatgatgATAGAAATGATTCTCCagataaaataaatctTAAGAGATCAAGAAaagtaataaatattaatttaatgCAAGAAGAGAAATTAACAGAAAAACAATTTCTCAAATTAATTGATTCCTCACCAtctaaattattatcaagTGTGGAAAAAGATTTAAGTACATATAAACAAGATATAATGAAATCTGACAATGAACATAACAATGATATAACAACAATAGAAgaagtaaaaaataaagaagagATAAAAGGAGAAAATATTGAGAGAACAAGAAATACATCACCATTAAATATGAAAGATTTACAGATAAGTAAAAATCTAACAAGCGAAAATGTTCATAgtacaaaaaaaagtaCTTATAATATGAGAAGTTCTAAAAGAAGAAGTGACACTTCATCAACATATATGGAAACAAGTATAAGAAAGAGAAATgacaaaaatatttctgtgtgtttaaaaaaaggaaatgTCTTAAcaaaagagaaaaaaaaaaataacagTATGGACGAAAATATACAAGAATGTCAAATgaatgatgaaaataagaaaaaagttaaaagaagaaaaagttcacagtaa